The DNA segment ACTATCAAGTGAATTTAAAACATTATTTTGAATATCAATCAATGTTGTATCTTCATTTGTTGGCAATAATACTTTTATATTAGTAGAGGCTCTTGTGATTGCTACATATAAAAGTCTAAACATCATATCTTTATCTTTCATATTTTCTATTTCGCTTAAATCTATATATACAGTTTCATAAGTACTTCCTTGTAATTTATGAATTGTTGACGCATAAGTATATTTTACATCTACAAATAGCTCTTTAAGTTCAAAGAAAAATTTCCATTTTTTTGTTCGTTCAGTATAATTTTTTTCACTTTTTGCATTTTTTGCTATATCATCTAAAATATTTTTGAATCTAGTTTTTGAATCTGGATCTATAACTTTAAATGGTTTATTATTTAAATCCAAACAATCCCAAAAATATATTTTTAATGGTTCAAAATATATTTTCTTAGCACTTGATAACTCTACAATATCACTATTTTGATGAATTATTTTTTCATTGATTACATTTGCTTCTTGAAAAATCACTTTATCACTTTGTAATAATGGTAAAGGACTTATTACATTTTGATTTTCCCAATATCTATTTCTAATTATTCTATTGTGAGATTCAACACTTGCATTTGTAAAACTTGCTATTACTTTATCTTTTTTTGCCCAAGTATCAGGTGTACAAAAATCATTATGAAAATCTTTTTGATTTGTAAAAAATTGCACATTATTTTTAAATGTTTCATCTTCAAAAAACTCTTTTATAGAAATATATTGTTTTGATTTGATTATATTTCTAGCTTTTGTAGCCATATTGATAATATAACTACCTTGAGCTTGTCTTACTATTTTTTCAAGTCTATATTTATTTTTTACTTCTAATACTTTGTTTTTATGATTATCCACAGGAAGTAATTGATACTCATCTCCAACATACAATACAGCTTTAATTCTTCCAATTTCAATAGCTTTTATAACATAGTCATAAAGATTTCCGCTAACCATAGAACTCTCATCTACGATTAAAATATCTGTATTTGTCTCATCTTTATCTTTTGCTTTTGATGGTTCAAATTTTTGAATTCCTTTATCATAATCTGTAACGAGTTTTAAATTTAAAAAAGATTGTAATGTTTTTGTTTCAACATTTGTTGTATCTGCATCTTCACCTAAAAGATTTTGTCTTAAAACTTGCAAAGCTTTATGCGTTGGTGCAGTTATTGTAATATGATACTCTTTTTGAAGTTTTTGTACTAGTTTTGTTGTAAGATATGTTTTTCCTGTACCAGCTGCTCCACTTAATGAAATTTCATTATCCCAAACCATATTAGTTTTAATCATATTATCTAATTTTGCAAAGATTTCTTCAAAAGCTTTATTTTGTGTTGTTGAGATATTACTTGCTGTTTCCATTTTATTTTATTAATCCTTTTAAGTATTTATTCTGTAATTTTATATAAACATATAGACTTATTTTGTCTATTATTAATTAGTGTGTTTCATAATAAGCAACTACATCATAATCATATTCTGATAGTTCAGAGTCACTATTTACTCTTAATTGTCTTTTTAAAGCTTCAATATTATGAATCCATTTTTTACCATCTTTAATAAAATATCTACCATTATAAGCGTCTTCATCAAAAACAACTTCAAAACCATTTTTGATGGCTAATAGTTCACTTCTATTAAAATCTGAATTTTTGATATTTTGTAGGAATTGTGATATTTCATTGTAATTGTAAGCACTCATAATAAATCCTTTTATGTTTATTTATAAAAGAATTATATGACTTATTATAGACATATAATGTCTATAATAAGATTTAATTTGATATTAGAATAGTTCACCTTGAACAGGTTTAGATAGGATTTCTTTTTCAATCCAAGATATAAAATCATTATTGAATTTTATTCCAGAAGGTTTTCCTTTATACATTTCAGTAATTAATAAATTTGAGTATTTCTCAGTAGGTAAATAAATTTTATCTTCTTTTTTTATTACATTTTTTTCTAATAAATATTTATTTAAGTCTTGAGTTTTTTTAAATTTTTCAATTCCTTGATTTTGAAGATACTCCACAACTTCAGAAGCTGTATAGCCATTATGAGTACGATAAATAAACTCTATTTCATTTTTATTGATTTTAGTTTGTTCTAAAAATCTCTCTTCAAAAATATAATAAACTTTTGCAAATTTATCAGAATCTATTGCTCTTAAAATATTTGCAAAACTTCCTTTACTTTTTCCATCCCATATTACAAAACTAAAGTCACTATCATTTGACATAGCTTCATCTTTATATGTTTGTCTTTCTCTTTCATTTTTTATTTCACTTGAAACATTTATATATTTTGAAAGAAAATTTTTATTTGCTATATATCTAGGTGAACTAAATATTGAATACACTTCAACATTATCATAATTTGATTTTGAAAAAAAATCTTGAATTAAAGTATCTGTTCCAGGTGCATCACCTATTAATACTTTATAATTTTTTGAAATTATATTTTCCAAACTTTCAATAATTTCAGAATTAAGCTTTTTTATTGAAATTGAACCTGATATAAATACTTTTTTCATCTATTAACCCTTGTTTTTGTCATTGTAATTATATAAACATTTTTTACATTTCCATATTTATATAATACATTTGTTAATTCTTTTAATGTAGTTCCAGATCTATATAAATCATCAAATAGTAATACATTTTTTCCCTCATATCTATTATCAATTACTCCAAAAGCATTTTTTAAAATTTTTGCTCTATCATCTGGATTTTGAATATTTTTTACTTCAGAAGTTGATTTTAATTTTTTAATATAATTAGTATCTACTTTTTTTCCTACTAATTTACCAGCTTCAAGTGCAATTGCAGTAACGGGTTGTAAACTTCTATCTTTTGAAGGTGGTACAGGAATTATTGCATCAATATAATTAAAGATTCTTCTTGATTTCATAAAAGTAGCTACCATATTAGATAAATTTGTAATAGTAGTGTTATCTTGTTGATATTTTAATTTATAAACAAGTTCTCCGATTTCAGATCTAACTGTATCAAAACTACCATCACTATTTTTTGAACAAGAAACAGTATGTAAATCCATAGTCCAACCTGCTGTCCAATTTCCTTTTATAAATTGCTCCATCTTTTTTCCCTTTTGTTTAGATGGAGAAATTATAAAAGTTTATTTGGTCATATTTTGTCTATTAATTATCTAAATTCCATTATTATTTAATAAGTTTTTTTCATAGATTTCATCAATAACATTCAACAAAGAAGAAGCTATTGCAATAGCTTCTTCTCTACATATTGTACTATCTGAATAGTGAGATGAAATATTTCCATAAACTCTAACTATAGAAATATAATTTTTAGCAGTATCACTTAATATGCCTTTCTCATGGAGTTCATACACAGCTGTTGATAGAGACATTCGTAATGGTCTTCTTCCTATTTGTTCCTCATAAACTTTAAAAATGATTTTTTCTGTAACCTTTCTAAATTTAGTTCCTATTGTATCTAGGTCATCAAATAAATTCTGAAATCTCAATGTATTTATTGGAGGATTTAAAATAGCATCGTATTTAGTAATTTTATCTTTGATAATAGAAGTATTTTGAACTTCTAAATTATTTTTTAAATCTTCTTGAAATATTTCTTTGATTTTTGAATCTTCTTTTTCTTGAAAGCCATAGAATCAAATATGTAAAAATTGCAAAACCAATTACAGGTCGACTTCGATACCAATAAGACGTATTAAAACTTTTTAACGCTTCTTTCAATCCATCTTCATATGTAATGCTAATAATATCCTTAATTGAAAAAGTCATACTTCTAAAAATTGAATCCAGATATAAATATTTATCAAAAATTACTTCAGAATGATATTCGTAACCTTCATATCTATTGTTTTGAAGTAAACTAATATTTATATCAGATTTTACTACTTTATCATTCAGTTCTCTTTCTTTTGGGATTATTTCTCCATTTATTGTTAATTTGTCATTATAATATGCGTTTTTGCCAAAATTAATTATTGTAAGCTCTAATAATTCATTACATTCATCAACTTTCATTCCATTTTTTTTACAATACTGTATTTGTTCTTCTAATATTATTTTTAATTGCCTTACATCTCTTTTACTACTTCTATCAACATGAGAATAGAAGTAATAATTATTTATACCTGTTAAAATAGCAATTAAAAAAACAAATATGCTCCAATAAAAATATCTATTTCTTAAACTTAGCTGTTCTTTAATCTTTTTAAATATACTTTGCTCATTATTCATTGTTTACTGTTTCCTTTATATTAAATATTTTTTTATAATTAAATACTCAATTTACATCTTTTTAATTATAAACTTCTTTTTATTTATCATCAGACAAAATAAAATTTTGATTCAATTTTACTTGAGGTCTTTGCTCAAAATGAAATTTTTCTTGAGTAATTTTAGGAACTAATTCTGTAACATGTTCAGATAATACATTTACTTTAAGTGTTTGATTTTTATCAAAAGCATCTAGTACACTATATGTAAATACTCCATGATTGTTATAACCCTCAAGTGCAACTTGTTCTGAACTACTTGCAACTATATAATTTATACTATTGTTATCATGAGATAATCTATTTGTAGTTGCATTATCACTAATATTTTCAATTACTGCTCCACTATAACAAGTATCTAACATAACTAATGACTTATTTGTATAATTTGCTATTTTTGCAAGATTTTGTTTAATATTATCTATTGAAATTTTTTCATCAATTTTATAAGGTATAAATTGATATTTTCCATCTTGAATTGTTCCATGACCTGCTATATAAAGTACAAAAGTGTCATTTATTTTTAACTTTTTAGATATTTCATCAAAGATTTTATCGATATTATCTTTTGTTACTTCATTATCTTGTAGTTTATATGTAAAAATATTTTCAAAGGTATTTTTACTATTTTTTACAAACTTTTCTTTTACTGATTCTACATCATTAACAGTATATTTTAAATTATAATTTTTATCTTCATACTCAGCAACTGCAAGTGATAAAAAATAAAGATTTGATTTTTCAAGTACAATATTGTTGTTTTCAGTTTCTAATTTTTTAATATCATCAATAGACATATTTTTTGATTTTTCTATTATTTTATAATCAGCAGTTACTTCAAGTTTATCACTAACATTTGCAATATTCATATCTTTATCATAGGCTTTAAATTCAATTGTACTTTTACCAGGATATAAAGTATGAACACTTTTATAAATCTTACATTTATCATTTTGATTATCTATTTGCTCAATTGAAAAACCTCTACTTTGAGGTGGATTTATTGATTGTCCATTGATTATAAGTTTTGCATCTGCAATTCCATTACCTGCATCACAAACTTGATAAGTAAGTTCAATATCTTTTGCATTTATCATTTTATTTATTAAAATTTTTAATTCAGGAGGCATAATATTTAATATTACAGATTTTACATCCATTGGAATTTCTACTTTTTCACCTGCAAGTATTTTTTTAATTAAATCAGGTCTATAAAATTTTTCAAATAATCTATCATTTTCAATTATCTTAGCTTCTTTATATAAGCCTTGATTTTGATGATATTTTAATAAATCTTTTCCATTCCCACCATAAGTAAATAGACCTTCTGGTGTATATATAATCCAATCATTTTCATTTTGAATGTATAAAGATAATTGAGGATATATTATTTCTTTTTTATGCATAAAAAGTTGAAAAAAGTTTTTAATCTGATCTTGAGTAGGAGTAAATGATAAATTATAAGTATTTCTTAAATTTTCAAGATCTTCTTCTCCAAAATTTAGGAAATTTTCTATTATAGTATCTTTATCATCACCAAATTGCTTACTAAAGCCTTCTAATACTTCTTTATCAAATTCATTTTTAACATATTTTAACTTACTTAAAATATCTAAATTAAAAATATGAATAATATTATCTAATCCTGTATATACTAATTTATTATTCTTAATATCTATATCTTTTGGAAAAGCAGAAAAACCTTGTAAATTTGCGATTATTTCACCCTTATCATTCAATATTGGCATAAATGTAATATCTGAAGTTATTAATAAAATATATTTATCTTTTATTGGATATGAATTTAATAATTTAGTATCTCCCACTAAAAAATACTCTTTTTTATTTTTTGTTTTCATATTTACAAATTCTATAACTTTTCCATCGTATTTTTGATTTATACTTAATGAAGAAGTACTTTTATCATCTGATGTTATTGATTTATCTTGTTCATTGAATATTAAATTTTTAAAATCAAACTCTTTAAATTTATTGTTTATTTTTAACTCAAGATTATCTTTAGAATTTATCTTTGCATTTTCAATATTTATATTATTTTTATTCTCGAAAATCTTTTCAGCATGAGTTCCGTTAAATGACCTAAAATTTGTTTGAAAATTAAAATCCTCAATTAATATATTTCTACTTAAATTTATAGAAAATTTATATAGTTTTTTATCTGTACTTACTACATTTACAACATAATCATCTTTTTCTTTAATAATATTAGCCGCTAATAAAATAATAGGATCCCCTAAATTATAATGCTGAATCTCATTATTTTCAGTATTAATTATATTTATTAAATTATTATTGTTAATCGCAACTATAAATTTACCATCATCAGAAATTGATAAGTATATATTTTTAAATGCTATAATATTTTTTAATGTTTTAATTATTTTTCCACTTTGTATGTCTATACCATGAATTAAATCATTTTTACTCATATCATTTGTACTATTTAGAGTACTAAAATACAGTATGTTTTTATTTTCATCAAAAACAATTTGTAGTGGATTACCCTCTAACCCTGAAGAAATCCAAGGTCTAAATTCTTTTAAAAGTGATAAATTATTTTTATCATACATTTTTATTGATTTATCATTAACACTGAAAAAGAAATATTTTTTAGTTTCTAAAGCAGCAATTACTTGTTCTTTTTTTGTAAAATTATTTATTATAGGGAAAACTTTTTCATCTTTTATATCTAATTTTTCAAATAATTTTAATCTATATTTTAATTCTTCTTCTTTTTCGTTGATATGTTTTAAATCTTCTTTTTTATCAAACTCATAAGAAATATCTGAAGATTTTTTTCTAATTTCTATAGCTTTATTTAAATCTTTTGATAAATAATCTCCTTTTTCATACATATAAGATAAAGTACGATAACAACTACCAAGATTATTAGCTTTTGGATTATTTTCTACTATTTGATTGGCTATCTTAAAAGCTTTCTCATAGTCTGGTTTTTCAGTTCGTAAGTTCATTAGATTTAAATAATATGAGCTTAAGTTACATCCCATCTCAAAATTCTTATTTTCATAATATGCCTTTTCTAAAAATAATTTTAAATTTTTAAAATCTTTTTTTTCCTGATAATACATATAAAGAGGTTGATAAGCTAATTCTAATTTTAATTCAACTCCTTTTTTCAACCAATCTAAATATTCCTCATCAGAAAGAATATTTCTTATACCTTCTGAATAAATAATACTTAATATTCCATCTTTATCTCCAAACTCTACTGATTTAACATAAAATTCATAAGCTTTTTCATAATCACCTATATTTTCATAAGCTGAAGCCATTCTATAATAAATATTACTAGTCATTTTATAACCAGATTTCATATAAATATCATAGTATATAATTGCTTCTTTATAATTTTTAATTTCAGTTGATGATAAAAAAAATGCTAATTCAAGAGTTGCATTTAAATCACCTAAGTCATGTGCATTATTTAGCCATCTTTTTGCTTCTTCGAAATTTTCTCTCCTAATATAATATGTTGATAAATTCAACATACCTTTTGTATTTTCTAAATCTACAGATTTTTTAAAGTAATCAAAAGCTTTCATCTCATCATTTCCATTCGCATATATAAGCCCCAAAAGATTAAGTCCAGAAGAATTATTTTTATCAGCTGATTTTTTTGCATATTCAAAAGCTTTTTTTAAATCTTTTTCTACACCCATTCCATAAAAATTAGCTTTTCCAATATAATATTGAGCTTCTGCATCATCTGGAAATTTCTGAAATATATCAATAGCTTCTTTGTATTGTTGTTTATTATCAAATAAATCTTTTGCAAATTCGATAGTATTACCCAATAAATGGATTGTTAATAAAATTAATATAAATATTTTTTTCATCTAAAACTTGTCACCCTTTCATAAGAGCCATCTTCATCTGTATCATAAGCTATAATATCCCAAATACCATCATTATCTATATCTTTCATCATAGCATCTGGAATACCATTTTTATTTCTATCAATTTTTGCAAGTTTTATATTTTTATATAAACCTTGCTCTATAATTTTATTTTTATATTCATCAGCATTTTTCTTTTTCACTATTACGCTATCTTTTGAATCAATGAAATTTTTTATATCAATTACAGATATTCCAAAATTTAGATTTTCTCCTTTTTTATTTGAAAAAGCTCCAATTCCAATCAATTCTAATTTATCATTTACAATTGGACTTCCAGAATTACCTTTATTTGCATTCATAGAGTATTGTAGTATGTAATCAGCTTTATATTCATCCCAACTATAATCATTTAAAATATTTGTTAACATCCCATATTCAAATGCAAAATAATATCCAAGAGGATGTCCCATATTATAAATATTCATTCCTTTTTTTAATGAATCGATATCTGCTAGTTTTAAAGAAATATAGTCATTTTTACTAATCAAATCTTTAGGCATTTCTAATAATGCTAAATCTTTTGTCATATCTACTTTTACAACTTTAACTTTATAATAATTATTATTCGATGGCTTATTTCCTAGTTTTGGTTTAAATGCGATATAAACATTTTCTTTATCTGGTTCTACAACATGATAATTCGTTAAGATATTTTTGCCATCATTTATAACCACACCTGCACCAATGGAATTATCCGATTTATTGTTAATAACTACCGTTGATGATTCAAGTTTAGGAATGATAATATTTGCTTCTTTTTCACCCCTATCATTTGAAATAATTTTTGATTTATCTACATAAACTCTTTCATCTTTTTTTATATTTTCTTCATTATTTATTAAAGTTTCATGTTTTGGATTAGTATTTAATATAAATTCTTTTTGATATGATTTAGACTTAATTAGAAAAGTTAATGTGCCAATCTCATCATCTAAAATAATATATTTGTTAGATTGTGGATAATCTTGAGCAATATCTTTTTTTAATTCAATTTTTTCTAAAAGCTCCAATTTATTTTTATTAGTTTTATAAAAAATTTCTAAAACTTCGTCTTTATTAGATTTCATACTAAACTTTAATTTGTCATCTTTAAATACTATATCGTTATTTTCTAATCTATAAATTGAATCATTTTTATTTAATTCTAAATTTACTTCAACTTTTGCAAATAAACTTGAACACAATATAAAAAATAAAATGAATTGTTTACTTATCATTATTTAATCCTACCAAAAGATTTTGAGTTTTAAATATTTCTAATAGTGCAACTAAAGTACTTAATACTAATAAGGCATCTTTTGAAGTAAATATGATTGGTTGTTTTATACTTGGATGAGCTACCCTATTTCCAAAAGCTTTTATAGTGTGTGCATAGCTTTTTGTTTGGTGAGTTAAAATCTCTTTTTTGAATAATAAATAAATCATTTTATTTAAAGATTCTTCTTCGATTTCATTTACTTTGCAAATATTTAAAAGTATTTTTTCTAAAACAACTCTAGCATTAAATAATACATAATTTGTATCTGTATCAATTCTTTTATCTAAATTTTCTAATTTTATTTCAGGATTAATTATATTTTCATATTTTTTGAGTTCAACTTCAATATCTTCAAATATATTTATTTTTGATTGAATTCTTTCTTTTTCTATTTTCAATTTTTCATCTAACATCTCTTTTGAGATTCTACTTTTCTCTCTATATGTAAAAAGCATAGATAATCCAATTGAATATATAAGTAAAAATATCATCAAAATATTTGTGTCTTTTGAAAATAAATTTGAGATAATGTTATTCTTTTCAGGTTCTAACTTTGCATTTATATCTGGGAATTCATAAGTATCTAGTTTTTTTTCACCATTTTGATAACTATATTTTTCAAAGGTATTTGTATTTTCTTTTTTTTCTACATATATTTCTTTTGTATTATTAAAAAGAAATGAAAATATTAATATTGAAATAATAATAACAGTCCAATAAACGAATGGATTTGAGAAGTTGATTTTAAACATACATACCCTAAAAATAATTAAATATAAAGTTATCTATTGTATCGATATTCTTCTTATTTTCAATTTTTTGTTAAAGTAATATTTACTAAATCATCAAATTTATCTTGTTATTAAGCAAGTTAAATGACTCTTTCATACTCAAATGCTCAAAACTTTTTAACTCATCATTTTCTATTTCTATAATTGATACATTTTTTAGTTGCTTTAAAAAATCTATTGTTTCATTTGCTCTATTACTTTTTTTAGAACCTTCCCAAGAAAATGGTTTTACTAAAATACATTTAACTATGATATTTTTATTTGATAAATATTCTGCTATTGCTTTTGTAGAACCACTACCAACTCCACCACCTAGAGTTGCTATTAAAGTTATTGATAAATTTTCATTTATAAAATTATCAATTTGATTTAATACATCCTCTGTAATTAAAGAAAATCCACATTTTTCATTAGAACCACAACCTAGATTATCAGGTTTTTTAAGATATATTTTATTTTTTACTTTTTTTTGTTCTAAGGCTCTTTTATCGCTATTTATAATTAAGCTTTCATATTGATTTGCCAGATATTCAACTATATTAGAACCTCCACCACCAATACCTATGATTTTTTTCTTTTCACTGTATTGTTCTTGCTTTTTCTTAATGAAATAATTTTTGATTTTAAAATAATAGATATTTTTAAAATCTTGATAAACAGATTTTAGACCTTTATATAATAGATACAAAAATATAACAACTGTAAAAGTAATTATAATAATTGATAGATTATCCACATTTATTCCAATAATTAAAATATAAATAAGTACAGTAAAATACTGTACTTAAATATTATGTTTTATCTTCCTATATATTCACCATTTGGAGCTAAACTAGAAGAACTACCACTTTGATAACTTCCATCTGGTGCCATATGATATGAACTTCCACCCACATAGCTTCCATCAGGTGTCATAGTTGAAGT comes from the Aliarcobacter cibarius genome and includes:
- a CDS encoding ATP-dependent DNA helicase; this encodes METASNISTTQNKAFEEIFAKLDNMIKTNMVWDNEISLSGAAGTGKTYLTTKLVQKLQKEYHITITAPTHKALQVLRQNLLGEDADTTNVETKTLQSFLNLKLVTDYDKGIQKFEPSKAKDKDETNTDILIVDESSMVSGNLYDYVIKAIEIGRIKAVLYVGDEYQLLPVDNHKNKVLEVKNKYRLEKIVRQAQGSYIINMATKARNIIKSKQYISIKEFFEDETFKNNVQFFTNQKDFHNDFCTPDTWAKKDKVIASFTNASVESHNRIIRNRYWENQNVISPLPLLQSDKVIFQEANVINEKIIHQNSDIVELSSAKKIYFEPLKIYFWDCLDLNNKPFKVIDPDSKTRFKNILDDIAKNAKSEKNYTERTKKWKFFFELKELFVDVKYTYASTIHKLQGSTYETVYIDLSEIENMKDKDMMFRLLYVAITRASTNIKVLLPTNEDTTLIDIQNNVLNSLDSRLDMLGIEF
- a CDS encoding ComF family protein, which codes for MEQFIKGNWTAGWTMDLHTVSCSKNSDGSFDTVRSEIGELVYKLKYQQDNTTITNLSNMVATFMKSRRIFNYIDAIIPVPPSKDRSLQPVTAIALEAGKLVGKKVDTNYIKKLKSTSEVKNIQNPDDRAKILKNAFGVIDNRYEGKNVLLFDDLYRSGTTLKELTNVLYKYGNVKNVYIITMTKTRVNR
- a CDS encoding DUF4145 domain-containing protein codes for the protein MRFQNLFDDLDTIGTKFRKVTEKIIFKVYEEQIGRRPLRMSLSTAVYELHEKGILSDTAKNYISIVRVYGNISSHYSDSTICREEAIAIASSLLNVIDEIYEKNLLNNNGI
- a CDS encoding caspase family protein, whose protein sequence is MKKIFILILLTIHLLGNTIEFAKDLFDNKQQYKEAIDIFQKFPDDAEAQYYIGKANFYGMGVEKDLKKAFEYAKKSADKNNSSGLNLLGLIYANGNDEMKAFDYFKKSVDLENTKGMLNLSTYYIRRENFEEAKRWLNNAHDLGDLNATLELAFFLSSTEIKNYKEAIIYYDIYMKSGYKMTSNIYYRMASAYENIGDYEKAYEFYVKSVEFGDKDGILSIIYSEGIRNILSDEEYLDWLKKGVELKLELAYQPLYMYYQEKKDFKNLKLFLEKAYYENKNFEMGCNLSSYYLNLMNLRTEKPDYEKAFKIANQIVENNPKANNLGSCYRTLSYMYEKGDYLSKDLNKAIEIRKKSSDISYEFDKKEDLKHINEKEEELKYRLKLFEKLDIKDEKVFPIINNFTKKEQVIAALETKKYFFFSVNDKSIKMYDKNNLSLLKEFRPWISSGLEGNPLQIVFDENKNILYFSTLNSTNDMSKNDLIHGIDIQSGKIIKTLKNIIAFKNIYLSISDDGKFIVAINNNNLINIINTENNEIQHYNLGDPIILLAANIIKEKDDYVVNVVSTDKKLYKFSINLSRNILIEDFNFQTNFRSFNGTHAEKIFENKNNINIENAKINSKDNLELKINNKFKEFDFKNLIFNEQDKSITSDDKSTSSLSINQKYDGKVIEFVNMKTKNKKEYFLVGDTKLLNSYPIKDKYILLITSDITFMPILNDKGEIIANLQGFSAFPKDIDIKNNKLVYTGLDNIIHIFNLDILSKLKYVKNEFDKEVLEGFSKQFGDDKDTIIENFLNFGEEDLENLRNTYNLSFTPTQDQIKNFFQLFMHKKEIIYPQLSLYIQNENDWIIYTPEGLFTYGGNGKDLLKYHQNQGLYKEAKIIENDRLFEKFYRPDLIKKILAGEKVEIPMDVKSVILNIMPPELKILINKMINAKDIELTYQVCDAGNGIADAKLIINGQSINPPQSRGFSIEQIDNQNDKCKIYKSVHTLYPGKSTIEFKAYDKDMNIANVSDKLEVTADYKIIEKSKNMSIDDIKKLETENNNIVLEKSNLYFLSLAVAEYEDKNYNLKYTVNDVESVKEKFVKNSKNTFENIFTYKLQDNEVTKDNIDKIFDEISKKLKINDTFVLYIAGHGTIQDGKYQFIPYKIDEKISIDNIKQNLAKIANYTNKSLVMLDTCYSGAVIENISDNATTNRLSHDNNSINYIVASSSEQVALEGYNNHGVFTYSVLDAFDKNQTLKVNVLSEHVTELVPKITQEKFHFEQRPQVKLNQNFILSDDK
- a CDS encoding S1 family peptidase — its product is MISKQFILFFILCSSLFAKVEVNLELNKNDSIYRLENNDIVFKDDKLKFSMKSNKDEVLEIFYKTNKNKLELLEKIELKKDIAQDYPQSNKYIILDDEIGTLTFLIKSKSYQKEFILNTNPKHETLINNEENIKKDERVYVDKSKIISNDRGEKEANIIIPKLESSTVVINNKSDNSIGAGVVINDGKNILTNYHVVEPDKENVYIAFKPKLGNKPSNNNYYKVKVVKVDMTKDLALLEMPKDLISKNDYISLKLADIDSLKKGMNIYNMGHPLGYYFAFEYGMLTNILNDYSWDEYKADYILQYSMNANKGNSGSPIVNDKLELIGIGAFSNKKGENLNFGISVIDIKNFIDSKDSVIVKKKNADEYKNKIIEQGLYKNIKLAKIDRNKNGIPDAMMKDIDNDGIWDIIAYDTDEDGSYERVTSFR
- a CDS encoding DUF4145 domain-containing protein, whose protein sequence is MFKINFSNPFVYWTVIIISILIFSFLFNNTKEIYVEKKENTNTFEKYSYQNGEKKLDTYEFPDINAKLEPEKNNIISNLFSKDTNILMIFLLIYSIGLSMLFTYREKSRISKEMLDEKLKIEKERIQSKINIFEDIEVELKKYENIINPEIKLENLDKRIDTDTNYVLFNARVVLEKILLNICKVNEIEEESLNKMIYLLFKKEILTHQTKSYAHTIKAFGNRVAHPSIKQPIIFTSKDALLVLSTLVALLEIFKTQNLLVGLNNDK
- a CDS encoding FtsZ/tubulin family protein, which produces MDNLSIIIITFTVVIFLYLLYKGLKSVYQDFKNIYYFKIKNYFIKKKQEQYSEKKKIIGIGGGGSNIVEYLANQYESLIINSDKRALEQKKVKNKIYLKKPDNLGCGSNEKCGFSLITEDVLNQIDNFINENLSITLIATLGGGVGSGSTKAIAEYLSNKNIIVKCILVKPFSWEGSKKSNRANETIDFLKQLKNVSIIEIENDELKSFEHLSMKESFNLLNNKINLMI